From a single Labrenzia sp. PHM005 genomic region:
- a CDS encoding xanthine dehydrogenase family protein molybdopterin-binding subunit: MLHFLQKPLEAQKPSRRTFLKMSAGAVGGLIIAAKMPNAAKAAADAGEFVQPFVHIRPDNTVVVLSKHLDKGQGTANGLATLVADELDASHEQIVLELAPSNPQLYANSLFGVQGTGGSTAMPNAFMQYRQAGAAAKAMVVSAAAKEWGVPAGEITVSGGVVSHASGKSATLGELAGLAANEDVPAEPALKTPDQWVYIGKSFPRKDVKNKTVGAPNTYTIDFNREGMLTATVARSPRFGGTVKSFDATEAKKVAGVVDIIQIPNGVAVVAESTWPAIKARDLLEIEWDDSAAETRSTDAMMTELKDMTTKPGLSVREDGDVDAALDASAKVMEIDYDFPFLAHGAMEPLDIVGEFDGETAQFWFGSQIPTIDHNVASTILGIPFEKVSINTLWAGGSFGRRAQGDAHPVSEISFLLKAMRETGMDTRPVKIVWTREDDMGGGYYRPMSAHKVKVGLDGDGNVTAVKYNIAAKSIIKGTAFEPMLMPNGVDHNMTEGASDTTYSFPMMNMDQAFQETPVPVLWWRSVGHTHTAYVMETVVDRIAMETGKDPVALRLELLKDDPRKTNVLKLAAEKAGWDTPLPEGRHRGVAVHKSFGSYVAEVVEISFREDGTVKVEKVTAVVDCGVPVNPDNIRAQVEGGIGYGLGAILRNQVTLSDGYVEETNFDTYESLRISDMPEIEVHIVASTESPTGIGEPGTPPIGPAVANAIAAAKGEWVTSLPLTKAGLV, from the coding sequence ATGTTGCATTTCCTCCAAAAACCTCTTGAAGCTCAAAAACCAAGCCGCCGGACATTCCTGAAAATGTCAGCGGGTGCTGTCGGTGGTCTGATCATCGCAGCCAAGATGCCAAACGCAGCGAAAGCCGCTGCCGATGCGGGTGAATTCGTTCAGCCGTTTGTGCACATCCGGCCGGACAACACGGTTGTTGTCTTGTCCAAGCACCTCGACAAGGGCCAAGGCACGGCAAACGGTCTGGCAACACTGGTTGCCGATGAACTCGACGCGTCTCATGAGCAAATTGTGCTGGAGCTGGCCCCGTCCAACCCGCAGCTTTATGCCAACAGCCTGTTCGGCGTTCAGGGCACAGGTGGCTCCACCGCCATGCCGAACGCCTTCATGCAGTACCGCCAGGCGGGTGCCGCTGCCAAGGCAATGGTTGTCTCCGCAGCTGCCAAGGAATGGGGCGTGCCGGCCGGTGAAATCACCGTTTCCGGCGGAGTTGTTTCCCACGCTTCCGGCAAATCGGCAACGCTCGGTGAGCTTGCAGGTTTGGCAGCAAACGAAGATGTTCCGGCTGAACCGGCCCTGAAAACACCGGACCAGTGGGTCTATATCGGCAAGTCTTTCCCGCGCAAGGACGTCAAGAACAAAACGGTTGGTGCGCCGAACACCTACACCATCGACTTCAATCGCGAGGGCATGCTCACGGCAACCGTTGCGCGTTCGCCGCGGTTTGGCGGCACGGTCAAGTCCTTCGATGCGACTGAAGCCAAGAAGGTCGCAGGTGTCGTCGATATCATCCAGATCCCGAATGGCGTTGCCGTGGTTGCAGAAAGCACCTGGCCGGCCATCAAGGCACGCGATCTTCTGGAGATCGAGTGGGACGACAGTGCGGCTGAAACCCGCTCCACTGACGCAATGATGACCGAACTCAAGGACATGACCACCAAGCCGGGCCTCTCGGTGCGCGAAGACGGCGACGTCGACGCTGCTTTGGACGCGTCGGCGAAGGTCATGGAAATCGACTACGATTTCCCGTTCCTTGCCCATGGTGCCATGGAGCCGCTGGATATTGTCGGCGAGTTCGATGGTGAAACGGCTCAGTTCTGGTTTGGCTCGCAAATCCCGACCATCGACCACAACGTTGCCTCCACCATCCTCGGCATTCCGTTCGAGAAGGTCAGCATCAACACGTTGTGGGCTGGCGGATCCTTTGGACGCCGTGCGCAAGGGGATGCGCATCCTGTCTCGGAGATTTCCTTCCTATTGAAGGCTATGCGGGAAACCGGCATGGACACTCGGCCGGTGAAGATCGTCTGGACCCGTGAGGACGATATGGGGGGTGGTTACTACCGCCCAATGTCGGCGCACAAAGTCAAAGTTGGCCTCGATGGCGATGGCAATGTCACGGCGGTGAAATACAATATTGCAGCCAAGTCCATCATCAAAGGCACTGCTTTTGAGCCGATGCTGATGCCGAATGGTGTGGATCACAACATGACCGAAGGGGCATCCGACACCACCTATTCGTTCCCGATGATGAACATGGATCAGGCATTCCAGGAAACACCGGTGCCGGTTCTGTGGTGGCGGTCCGTAGGGCACACCCACACGGCCTATGTCATGGAAACGGTTGTCGACCGGATCGCCATGGAAACCGGCAAGGATCCTGTGGCGCTGCGTCTTGAACTTCTGAAGGACGATCCGCGCAAGACGAACGTGTTGAAGCTGGCTGCTGAGAAGGCTGGTTGGGACACGCCGTTGCCGGAAGGCCGTCATCGTGGTGTCGCCGTTCACAAGTCTTTCGGGTCTTATGTGGCGGAAGTCGTCGAGATCTCCTTCCGCGAGGATGGAACAGTCAAGGTGGAAAAGGTCACGGCGGTCGTCGACTGCGGTGTGCCGGTCAACCCGGACAACATCCGTGCACAGGTTGAAGGCGGCATTGGCTATGGTCTCGGTGCGATCCTGCGCAACCAGGTGACGCTCTCGGACGGGTATGTCGAAGAGACAAACTTCGACACCTACGAGTCCCTGCGCATTTCCGACATGCCCGAAATCGAGGTGCATATCGTTGCCTCGACCGAATCCCCGACCGGCATCGGTGAACCGGGAACACCGCCAATCGGTCCGGCTGTTGCCAATGCAATTGCGGCGGCGAAAGGTGAATGGGTCACCAGTTTGCCGCTGACCAAGGCCGGTTTGGTTTGA
- a CDS encoding cupin domain-containing protein, with product MSESEEREDAPKPLHITPSSIQTFEIPDFITFRILLSGNQTDGTLAIFEDDVHPGQGPARHIHRDQDETFFFLEGEFDVEIAGERHHMKPGDVGFVPRGTVHAFKNVGSTVGKLRYILSPAGTFEEFIPSIHAILTDGTQSQDAIAGLAGKHGMEMVGPPLE from the coding sequence ATGTCAGAATCTGAAGAGCGCGAGGATGCGCCAAAGCCTTTGCATATTACTCCCTCGAGTATTCAAACTTTCGAGATACCAGATTTCATCACGTTTAGAATTTTGCTGTCTGGCAATCAGACGGATGGGACACTGGCGATTTTCGAAGATGATGTTCATCCTGGGCAAGGCCCTGCGCGCCATATCCATCGGGACCAGGACGAAACTTTCTTTTTTCTTGAGGGCGAGTTTGATGTCGAGATCGCGGGGGAGCGCCATCATATGAAACCGGGTGATGTCGGTTTTGTGCCTCGCGGGACTGTGCATGCTTTCAAAAATGTCGGATCCACCGTTGGAAAACTCAGATACATCTTGTCACCTGCCGGCACATTCGAAGAATTCATACCATCGATTCATGCGATCCTAACTGATGGTACGCAGAGCCAGGATGCAATCGCAGGCCTAGCCGGCAAACATGGGATGGAAATGGTCGGCCCACCACTTGAATGA
- a CDS encoding methyl-accepting chemotaxis protein translates to MKNTKLSFRLPALIAGCSVFAAMVVGALAYWVSSSNIENLAETRLTALAKARSGDLSRYLDSIVQDLEVTAGSPFVKSAVVEFEEAWKGVEGNPRSVLQAAYIHDNPHPLGEKDALMSAGDTVYDQVHEKYHPWFRKMLKTRGYYDIFLFSEDGSLIYTVFKELDYATNLVSDEYKSTDLGNAFRAAKNSGPGEIHFFDFKPYAPSADAPASFISTPLYEDGKKLGVLVFQMPIDNINAIMSDVAGLGETGEAILVGADKMFRNDSAKTPDENDILNARLDGAVVEAALNGQETVGVLKEYRGMDFVAAAVPLQFHGANLAVIAAEGHDEILQPVANLRNQIAIICFGIFLVMTGAGWWAARSVVKPIKNLVSSAVKLAGGDVSVNFAEASRSDEIGEIATAIAGFRDGVAEQARLAELQKEEERSRIERQQRVDELIAGFRSQSTEMLDDVGHAMEGMKENAASMMATATEAAGEVNSAAAGTTQASGNVQLVAAATEELSSSISEIGERVEETSKVIETATRQTHESTDKMEKLSTGSARIGEVIVLIQAIAEQTNLLALNATIEAARAGEAGKGFAVVAAEVKELATQTSKATEEISTQIADIQAATEEAVASIEEISSVMVQANENTTSIAAAVQEQDAATGEISRSAAEASTGTSAASDNMANVSNAVETTSQSAGAVDQAALDASAKLADLNKAVATFLEEVMAA, encoded by the coding sequence ATGAAAAATACCAAACTTAGTTTCCGGCTGCCGGCACTTATCGCGGGTTGTTCCGTTTTTGCGGCGATGGTCGTGGGGGCCTTGGCCTACTGGGTGAGCTCATCAAACATTGAGAATTTGGCAGAGACGCGTTTGACGGCGCTGGCAAAGGCGCGTTCTGGCGATTTGTCCCGATATCTCGATTCGATCGTGCAAGATCTCGAAGTGACCGCGGGGAGCCCGTTCGTTAAGTCAGCAGTTGTCGAATTTGAAGAAGCCTGGAAGGGAGTTGAAGGCAATCCGCGCTCGGTATTGCAAGCAGCCTATATTCACGACAACCCGCATCCGCTCGGCGAAAAAGACGCTTTGATGAGTGCTGGGGATACTGTCTACGATCAGGTTCACGAAAAGTATCATCCGTGGTTCCGCAAGATGCTGAAGACACGGGGCTACTACGATATTTTTCTTTTCTCTGAAGATGGCTCTTTGATCTACACCGTCTTCAAGGAGTTGGACTACGCCACAAATCTGGTCAGTGACGAATATAAATCGACTGACTTGGGTAACGCTTTCCGTGCTGCAAAAAACAGCGGCCCAGGTGAAATCCACTTCTTCGACTTCAAACCCTATGCCCCGAGTGCTGATGCACCGGCCAGTTTCATTTCTACGCCGCTGTATGAAGACGGCAAAAAACTGGGTGTGCTGGTCTTTCAAATGCCAATCGACAACATCAACGCCATCATGAGTGATGTTGCCGGATTGGGCGAAACGGGAGAAGCCATCCTCGTTGGTGCCGACAAGATGTTCCGCAATGATTCGGCGAAGACGCCGGACGAAAACGACATTCTGAATGCAAGACTTGATGGCGCTGTGGTGGAAGCTGCGTTGAACGGACAGGAAACCGTCGGCGTGTTGAAAGAGTACCGCGGGATGGATTTTGTTGCAGCGGCTGTGCCTCTTCAGTTTCACGGCGCAAATCTTGCCGTCATTGCCGCCGAAGGCCATGACGAGATATTGCAGCCGGTCGCCAACTTGCGGAATCAAATCGCAATCATTTGCTTCGGTATCTTTTTGGTCATGACTGGGGCCGGCTGGTGGGCAGCCCGCTCCGTCGTCAAGCCGATCAAAAACCTGGTCTCCAGTGCGGTCAAACTGGCGGGTGGTGATGTCAGCGTGAATTTCGCTGAAGCAAGCCGGTCGGATGAAATTGGAGAAATCGCAACCGCGATTGCCGGGTTCCGTGACGGGGTGGCGGAACAAGCGAGGCTAGCGGAGCTGCAAAAAGAAGAAGAGCGGTCGCGGATCGAACGCCAGCAACGGGTTGACGAATTGATTGCAGGATTCCGGTCGCAATCGACTGAAATGTTGGATGATGTCGGCCATGCCATGGAAGGTATGAAGGAAAATGCAGCGTCCATGATGGCAACTGCGACAGAGGCTGCCGGCGAAGTAAACAGCGCGGCCGCCGGTACAACGCAAGCGTCGGGCAATGTGCAGCTTGTTGCGGCAGCCACGGAAGAGTTGTCATCGTCGATCTCTGAAATTGGGGAGCGGGTCGAAGAAACCTCTAAGGTGATCGAAACGGCCACACGGCAAACCCACGAAAGCACCGATAAGATGGAGAAACTTTCCACTGGGTCAGCGCGCATTGGTGAGGTGATTGTTTTGATCCAAGCAATCGCAGAACAAACAAACCTGCTCGCGCTAAATGCGACGATTGAGGCCGCCCGAGCTGGTGAAGCCGGCAAGGGATTTGCGGTTGTTGCCGCTGAGGTCAAGGAACTGGCGACACAAACATCCAAGGCAACCGAGGAAATCTCTACACAGATCGCGGATATTCAGGCTGCGACCGAAGAAGCTGTGGCTTCGATCGAGGAAATCTCCAGCGTCATGGTGCAGGCAAACGAAAACACCACGTCAATTGCAGCTGCGGTCCAAGAGCAGGACGCTGCAACTGGCGAAATCAGCCGCAGTGCGGCTGAAGCCTCCACTGGGACATCGGCAGCCAGTGACAATATGGCCAATGTCAGCAACGCTGTTGAAACAACGTCTCAATCTGCTGGCGCTGTTGATCAGGCTGCGCTGGACGCAAGTGCCAAGTTGGCGGACTTAAACAAGGCTGTTGCGACTTTCCTTGAGGAAGTGATGGCCGCCTAA
- a CDS encoding GlxA family transcriptional regulator, protein MTKQQHRCLAEIALLIYPESQLAAVHGLTDLFRIASEWVGDDPKPWIRVTHWVPQEDETETGVTCMWDSHPDNPHRLDYVIVPPSIAMPDKMQSMPEAGKWLKDQHGRGSRICSVCAGAFVLAESGLIDGRTVTTHWAFAQALSSKFPQIDVADQHMVLDDGDIITAGGILAWTDLGLTLVERLMGPSAMLATARFLLIDPPRQLQRPFRQFIPKFHHGDESVLQVQHHIHAHVAEAHNLTDLANLAGMGGRTFLRRFSKATGLKPTEYVQNVRISKAREILELTGKTVDQITWEVGYSDPAAFRKVFQRLTGLAPNAYRQRFGIAMD, encoded by the coding sequence GTGACAAAACAACAGCATCGATGTCTGGCGGAAATTGCCTTGCTGATTTATCCGGAAAGCCAGCTGGCCGCGGTGCACGGTCTCACAGACTTGTTTCGCATTGCCAGCGAATGGGTCGGCGACGATCCAAAACCCTGGATCCGCGTGACGCACTGGGTTCCGCAAGAAGATGAGACGGAAACTGGCGTGACATGCATGTGGGACAGCCACCCGGATAACCCTCATCGATTGGACTATGTGATCGTCCCGCCGAGCATCGCCATGCCGGATAAGATGCAGTCAATGCCGGAGGCTGGAAAATGGCTGAAAGACCAGCACGGCAGGGGCAGCCGCATCTGTTCGGTTTGCGCGGGCGCCTTTGTGCTGGCAGAAAGCGGCCTGATTGATGGTCGTACGGTCACCACCCATTGGGCTTTTGCGCAGGCGCTGTCTTCAAAATTCCCGCAGATCGATGTTGCGGACCAGCACATGGTTTTAGATGACGGCGATATAATCACAGCGGGTGGTATTCTTGCATGGACCGATCTTGGCCTGACCCTGGTTGAGCGCCTGATGGGCCCAAGCGCGATGCTGGCAACGGCCCGCTTTCTCCTGATCGATCCACCGCGTCAGCTGCAGCGGCCCTTTCGTCAATTCATCCCGAAGTTCCATCATGGAGATGAATCGGTGCTCCAGGTTCAGCATCACATTCATGCGCACGTCGCCGAAGCACACAACCTTACCGATCTCGCAAACCTTGCCGGAATGGGAGGCCGGACATTCCTGCGCCGGTTTTCAAAAGCAACTGGGCTCAAGCCAACAGAATATGTTCAAAACGTCCGGATTTCGAAGGCGCGCGAGATATTGGAACTGACCGGAAAAACCGTCGATCAGATCACCTGGGAGGTCGGTTATTCCGATCCGGCCGCATTCCGGAAGGTTTTTCAGCGTCTGACAGGGCTTGCACCGAACGCCTACCGGCAGCGGTTCGGGATCGCTATGGATTAA
- a CDS encoding alpha/beta fold hydrolase, protein MNNLKGPNPNRRHVLQTGGALLAVAVVPGLTAAHAQSNKTGDLKMATFTTTDGTEIFYKDWGPKDAQPIVFHHGWPLSGDDWDNQMLFFLSKGYRVIAHDRRGHGRSEQTDKGHDMDTYASDVAELVRELDLKNAVHIGHSTGGGEAARYVARAEPGRVAKAALLGAIPPLMVKTENNPDGIPLEVFDGLRAALANNRAQFFLDVPSGPFYGFNREGAEISQGLIQNWWRQGMMGSASAHYQCIAVFSETDQTEDLKAIDVPVLVLHGDDDQVVPIANSADKAIKLLKNGTQKTYAGLSHGFFATHPDLVNADLLAFVES, encoded by the coding sequence ATGAACAATCTCAAGGGACCAAATCCGAATAGGCGGCATGTGCTGCAAACCGGCGGTGCGCTTCTGGCAGTGGCTGTTGTGCCAGGCCTGACTGCAGCACACGCGCAATCGAATAAAACAGGAGACTTGAAAATGGCGACGTTCACGACAACCGATGGGACTGAAATCTTCTACAAGGATTGGGGACCCAAGGACGCTCAACCGATTGTTTTCCATCATGGCTGGCCGCTCAGTGGGGACGATTGGGACAATCAGATGCTGTTCTTTTTGAGTAAAGGCTACCGTGTGATTGCCCATGATCGCCGCGGCCATGGCCGCTCGGAGCAGACCGACAAAGGTCACGACATGGACACCTATGCCTCCGATGTCGCTGAGCTCGTTCGGGAACTGGATCTGAAAAACGCGGTCCACATCGGCCATTCGACCGGTGGTGGAGAAGCGGCCCGCTATGTGGCCCGAGCGGAACCAGGCCGCGTGGCCAAAGCCGCTCTTCTGGGTGCAATCCCGCCGCTGATGGTGAAAACGGAGAACAATCCGGATGGCATTCCGCTGGAAGTCTTCGACGGACTGCGGGCAGCGCTCGCAAATAACCGTGCGCAGTTCTTTTTAGATGTTCCGTCTGGCCCGTTTTATGGCTTCAACCGGGAAGGTGCTGAGATAAGCCAGGGCCTCATCCAGAATTGGTGGCGCCAGGGCATGATGGGCAGCGCGTCTGCGCATTACCAGTGCATCGCGGTGTTTTCTGAAACCGACCAGACGGAAGATCTGAAGGCCATTGATGTCCCGGTCTTGGTGCTGCACGGCGATGATGATCAAGTGGTTCCCATCGCCAATTCAGCGGATAAGGCGATCAAGCTTCTGAAAAACGGTACTCAGAAAACCTATGCGGGCCTGTCCCACGGGTTCTTTGCCACGCATCCGGACCTGGTGAATGCCGATTTGCTGGCTTTTGTCGAAAGCTAA